The following are from one region of the Escherichia sp. E4742 genome:
- the cspG gene encoding cold shock protein CspG, translating to MSNKMTGLVKWFNADKGFGFITPDDGSKDVFVHFTAIQSNEFRTLNENQKVEFSIEQGQRGPSAANVVTL from the coding sequence ATGTCTAATAAAATGACTGGTTTAGTAAAATGGTTTAACGCAGATAAAGGTTTTGGCTTTATCACTCCTGATGATGGCAGCAAGGACGTTTTCGTCCATTTCACCGCTATCCAGAGCAATGAATTCCGCACGCTGAACGAAAATCAGAAAGTCGAATTTTCTATTGAGCAGGGGCAACGTGGTCCTTCGGCAGCGAACGTTGTTACGCTCTAA
- the ymcF gene encoding cold shock small protein YmcF has translation MTQHLHFRCPCCHGSQYRTSAFDVTERNPLGAKCIFCKSTMITFDNVALQIRTDHAPLDFTK, from the coding sequence ATTACTCAGCATCTCCATTTCCGCTGTCCATGTTGCCATGGTTCACAGTACCGCACATCGGCATTCGATGTGACGGAGCGAAACCCTTTGGGCGCTAAGTGTATTTTCTGTAAATCGACGATGATCACCTTTGATAACGTTGCCTTGCAAATACGCACTGACCATGCGCCACTGGATTTCACAAAATAG
- a CDS encoding GnsA/GnsB family addiction module toxin has translation MNIEELKKQAETEISDFIAQKITELNKNTGKEVSEIRFTAREKMTGLEGYDVKIKIM, from the coding sequence GTGAATATTGAAGAGCTAAAAAAACAAGCCGAAACGGAAATCTCCGACTTTATTGCGCAAAAAATCACCGAGTTGAATAAGAATACAGGGAAAGAAGTCTCTGAAATTCGCTTTACTGCGCGGGAGAAAATGACCGGGCTTGAAGGTTATGACGTCA